The following proteins are encoded in a genomic region of Acidobacteriota bacterium:
- the argJ gene encoding bifunctional glutamate N-acetyltransferase/amino-acid acetyltransferase ArgJ, translating to MSENWTLNSAEILPPKDFQAAAAAAGIKASGLDLALLYSTRPSRGAAVFTTNAVKAAPVVLSQRHLLESGGALQAMIINSGNANACTGEPGMAAAVAMAEATAGTLAVPVDQVLVCSTGVIGVPLPADRITAKLDDLKRSLGPGELGAAARAILTTDTTPKVCTAEASISGRPVRIAGMTKGAGMIHPRMATTLGFVLTDADIGPSLLRQSLEQACRRSYNRISVDGDTSTNDTLAIMANGGSGIPAIEPNSPAQDLFVEGLTRVCQSLAQQVVRDGEGASKFVTIRVTGAPSEEDAAQIARSIANSPLVKTALAGEDANWGRIICAAGYSGVPFDSRRVSISLGDLVVCRQGGAVSFEESRASEILRRRDIDLTVQLNAGSSDATFWTCDLTTEYIHINADYRT from the coding sequence GTGTCTGAAAACTGGACCCTGAATTCTGCTGAAATCCTGCCTCCCAAGGACTTCCAGGCAGCCGCCGCGGCTGCCGGCATCAAGGCGTCCGGCCTGGACTTGGCCCTGCTTTATTCCACTCGTCCCTCCCGGGGCGCCGCGGTATTCACCACCAATGCGGTCAAGGCCGCGCCGGTGGTGCTTTCTCAGCGGCACCTGCTTGAAAGCGGGGGGGCGCTTCAAGCCATGATCATCAATTCCGGGAACGCCAATGCCTGTACCGGAGAACCCGGCATGGCGGCGGCCGTTGCCATGGCCGAGGCCACCGCCGGGACCCTGGCCGTCCCGGTGGATCAGGTCCTGGTGTGTTCCACCGGAGTCATCGGAGTTCCCCTCCCGGCGGACCGCATCACCGCCAAACTGGATGACCTGAAACGGTCACTGGGTCCCGGTGAGCTGGGAGCCGCCGCACGGGCCATCCTGACCACCGATACCACTCCCAAGGTCTGCACCGCCGAAGCCTCGATAAGCGGCCGGCCGGTGCGCATTGCCGGCATGACCAAGGGCGCCGGCATGATTCATCCACGCATGGCCACCACCTTGGGCTTTGTGCTCACCGATGCCGATATCGGCCCTTCCCTGCTGCGGCAATCGCTCGAGCAGGCCTGCCGGCGAAGCTACAACCGGATTTCCGTCGACGGGGATACCTCAACCAACGACACCCTGGCCATTATGGCCAATGGAGGCTCGGGAATACCGGCGATCGAGCCGAATAGTCCCGCTCAGGATTTGTTCGTGGAGGGACTGACCCGGGTATGCCAGAGCCTGGCTCAGCAGGTTGTCCGGGATGGAGAAGGCGCCAGCAAGTTTGTGACCATACGGGTGACTGGAGCCCCCTCCGAGGAGGATGCGGCTCAAATCGCCCGAAGCATCGCCAATTCCCCCCTGGTAAAAACGGCCCTGGCCGGGGAGGACGCCAACTGGGGACGGATCATTTGCGCCGCCGGCTATTCCGGCGTTCCTTTCGACAGCCGACGGGTCTCCATCTCACTGGGAGACCTGGTCGTGTGCCGCCAGGGTGGAGCCGTCAGCTTCGAGGAAAGCCGCGCCAGCGAAATCTTGCGTCGACGGGACATCGATCTGACCGTTCAACTGAATGCCGGCAGCTCGGATGCCACCTTTTGGACCTGCGACCTCACCACCGAATATATTCACATCAATGCCGATTACCGCACCTGA
- a CDS encoding CPBP family intramembrane metalloprotease, giving the protein MTILVPALRFYLVLWLLAMGIIYLQGRLTWILFLPTERATAATYLLWGLGGALLLIALSLYASRNFFWARQLDLEFRKLLVPLGSWQIGAIALFSGTAEEIFFRGVIQPLLGLLPTSLLFGAVHLIPRKVFLPWAAYAAFAGFLFGCLFELSGNLFPNTLSHVAVNFVMIRLLNRSDPAPSTDSD; this is encoded by the coding sequence ATGACCATTCTCGTACCGGCCCTCCGTTTCTACCTGGTCCTGTGGCTTCTGGCCATGGGGATCATTTACCTTCAAGGTCGCCTGACCTGGATACTCTTTCTCCCAACGGAAAGAGCAACTGCCGCAACTTACCTGCTCTGGGGCCTGGGGGGAGCCCTGCTGCTGATCGCACTATCGCTCTACGCCAGCAGGAATTTTTTCTGGGCTCGACAACTGGACCTGGAGTTTCGAAAGCTACTGGTGCCCTTGGGGAGTTGGCAGATCGGAGCCATCGCCCTGTTCAGCGGCACGGCCGAAGAAATCTTCTTCCGAGGCGTCATCCAACCGCTGCTGGGACTGCTTCCCACCAGCCTGCTCTTTGGGGCGGTGCACCTTATTCCCCGCAAGGTCTTTCTCCCCTGGGCCGCCTATGCGGCCTTCGCGGGATTTCTCTTCGGATGTCTCTTTGAACTGAGCGGCAACCTGTTCCCCAATACGCTGTCGCACGTCGCCGTCAACTTTGTCATGATCCGGCTGCTCAACCGTTCGGACCCGGCACCTTCCACGGACTCGGACTGA
- a CDS encoding MFS transporter translates to MARFIPLQWLLLEQWRRNHLAATFSAALIGAGFMLVMPFLPLYVAQLGVESQAAVAVWSGLILGISPLITSFVGPFWGKLADRYGLRIMAIRVSLVLFVIWFLMGLARNVEELLILRILSGFFGGFGSVSVALVAHSAPRDRITRAIGGLQATQTFSMALGPFLGGVLAAWIGIRNTFFVTAAMCFLTLVLFLLLYRDNPNRDSSRTAPDDETTPESLFSLWRLPNLKVLAILLLAATVIERSFAPAIPLFVTSVTANPVRAASLSGLILSLSAFGEALAAWYFGRKMARYSARRLLMRRLGLGLAFCLALTLATSATQLLVLRVSQAFLAGGIVTIAYSLASRVIPNERRASGFGLLSSFTMMGNAFGPIMAGLLASISVYWVFWGDGILYGLLGLMVYRCIGKDSGE, encoded by the coding sequence ATGGCCCGTTTCATTCCGCTGCAATGGCTGCTGCTTGAACAGTGGCGCCGCAATCACCTGGCCGCCACCTTTTCGGCCGCCCTCATCGGCGCCGGGTTCATGCTGGTCATGCCCTTCCTGCCGCTCTACGTGGCTCAACTGGGGGTGGAGTCCCAGGCGGCGGTGGCTGTCTGGTCGGGTCTCATCCTGGGAATCAGCCCTCTGATCACCTCGTTCGTCGGTCCCTTTTGGGGGAAGCTGGCAGACCGCTACGGCCTCAGGATCATGGCCATCCGCGTCTCACTGGTTCTGTTCGTGATCTGGTTCTTGATGGGCCTGGCCAGAAACGTTGAGGAGTTGTTGATTCTGAGGATTCTCTCGGGGTTCTTCGGAGGATTCGGATCCGTCTCGGTGGCCCTGGTGGCCCACTCCGCTCCAAGGGACAGGATTACGCGGGCGATCGGCGGTCTGCAGGCAACCCAAACCTTCAGCATGGCCCTCGGCCCATTCCTGGGCGGAGTTTTGGCAGCCTGGATCGGCATTCGAAACACCTTCTTCGTCACGGCGGCAATGTGTTTCCTCACCTTGGTGTTGTTTCTCCTTCTATACCGGGACAACCCCAATCGCGATTCTTCTCGAACAGCTCCCGACGACGAGACTACCCCCGAGAGTCTGTTCTCCCTGTGGCGACTGCCCAACCTGAAGGTTCTGGCCATCCTGCTGCTCGCGGCTACCGTGATCGAACGGAGCTTTGCCCCGGCCATCCCGCTATTCGTCACCTCCGTGACCGCCAACCCGGTTCGGGCGGCAAGCTTGTCGGGCCTGATCCTCTCCCTGTCCGCCTTCGGGGAAGCCCTGGCTGCCTGGTACTTCGGCCGAAAGATGGCCCGATACTCAGCCCGCAGGCTCCTTATGCGGCGGCTGGGCCTCGGACTTGCCTTTTGCCTGGCGCTGACCCTGGCGACCAGCGCTACTCAGCTCCTGGTGCTCAGGGTCTCACAGGCATTTCTGGCAGGGGGCATCGTGACCATTGCCTACAGCCTGGCCAGCCGGGTCATCCCCAACGAGCGGCGGGCTTCCGGCTTCGGCCTGCTTTCCAGTTTCACCATGATGGGCAACGCCTTCGGTCCCATAATGGCCGGACTGTTGGCATCCATTAGCGTGTACTGGGTTTTTTGGGGGGACGGGATCCTCTACGGGCTGCTGGGGCTGATGGTCTATCGATGCATTGGGAAAGACAGTGGAGAGTGA